The DNA segment TCGGCTTCCCCAGGCTTTCTTTGGGATCGCTGACGATCATCTTTTGGGCCTGCGGATTCAAAAAGATTATTCTCCCCTTGATGTCAAGGACCACTGTGCAGTCCTGAATGTTGGATATTATGGTGTCGAAGGCAAGAGGATTGATATCGAACATCTCGAGACGGAAAGAGCAGATGAACACGATTATGCTGGTAAGCATGAAACCGATGATCAGGATGTAGCTCGTGGGCATATGGATCGATTCTGTGAGGCCGACCATTATTGCTGCGGTGGGGATCAATCCCGAAAGGACGACGCCGAGTATCTGGTAACGTTGGGTCCTGCACGTGGTTCCCAACGATTTCAGGCACAGGGCGATCGCGGCGATGACCAGGATCACCACGTAGACGATGTGGATCCAAAACCAGGGACCGTAGGAGACGGACATCACCGATGCCTCGCCCCATTTGACCGAAGAAATGCTGGTATAGATCAGATGGTGCAAGTCGTTGGTCCAAAGAAATATCAATGTGGCGACCGGGATGAGGGAGAGGAGGATCGCCTTTCGAAGATCGAGCCACTTCTCCATACCGACATAGTCGATGATCAGAACCAAGTACAGAGGGGCCGCGAAGACCACATATAAATATTCAACGTTATTCCAGAAGATCATTTCCTCAATTTTCTGGCTTGACATTTCCAGGGTGAACGCCGTGGTGGCCAAGATCAAGCCCGCCATTGAAAGGATGAAGGGCCATTTGATGGGAAGGGCGCTCTTGGAGGCAGAATAGGCCAGGAAGAACGCTATCATCACCGTTGCTATAAGAGGCAAAGTGAAGATGAATCCGAGCGCCATCGCATTGAAAATCGCGCTGACGGGCATATAGCTTGATTCCCGTGGTTATTGGCCCTGATATTCAGGAATGACGAACGCAGTTCGCCGGTTCAATCTCGCGGCTCCCAGGTCGGGTCCTGCCAATCGTTGCCGGTCCGCTCTCGGCACTCGGCGATGATGGCATTGACCTGCTTGTCCCGCCGGACCTCCTGGGCGATATCGGTGATAAGCTCGTTTGTGTAATGTCGATGGCAGGAGGGGCAGAGCGTCTTCAGGTTTCCCGGGTGATCCGAACCGCCCCGGGAACGGGGAATGATGTGGTGGACCTCGAGCGATTCGTACCGCATGCCCCCCTTGCCATGCCTGAGGGTAGGATCAAAGACCTTCATCCGGCCCCGCTCGAAATTGACTCCGCAATCTTGACAGATGTACTTGTCCCGGCGCAGCACGGAGGACTTGATCCTAGGCCAAAGGACCCGCCGGACCAGGTCGGTGGTATCCTCGCCGTAGGGCAACTGAGTCGTGCCATTAAGATAGAACTTGCGCAGGCCGGGAAGCTCTGCCCGCATCTGTTTGAGTGTCATCTTCGTCGAGGCCCAAGCATCGCAGATCATCCTGGAGTTGGAATCGGGCCGATGTCTGTGCCCACAATGAGGGCATAGGACCATGGTCATCTTGGCGGATCTTGCTGGACCACCGGAACGAAAAGGACATACGGAAGCCAATTCCGGACCGCAGAGGATAGGCCTGCTCTCATCGACGCCTTGAAAGACCAGTGAAGGTATCGAGTTCTCCGGGTCGGCCATGCGTTTGGTCTTCATC comes from the Methanomassiliicoccales archaeon genome and includes:
- a CDS encoding HNH endonuclease, which encodes MERSETVCHFRLTGAESSYCLMKTKRMADPENSIPSLVFQGVDESRPILCGPELASVCPFRSGGPARSAKMTMVLCPHCGHRHRPDSNSRMICDAWASTKMTLKQMRAELPGLRKFYLNGTTQLPYGEDTTDLVRRVLWPRIKSSVLRRDKYICQDCGVNFERGRMKVFDPTLRHGKGGMRYESLEVHHIIPRSRGGSDHPGNLKTLCPSCHRHYTNELITDIAQEVRRDKQVNAIIAECRERTGNDWQDPTWEPRD